The Hermetia illucens chromosome 2, iHerIll2.2.curated.20191125, whole genome shotgun sequence genomic interval ccaccagtgcaatgcaatcttcgtctccattaccgcaagacgccgtttgccattggctgatagcattgaccagagatatttaaatcgctcagatctgggcaggttactgccattggcaaaattgagcgatttaaatatctcgagtcaacgctcacagtcaatggagaactgcgttatgctcctcacatagggaaacacaaaaccttttatacctgaagcgtcaagcttccggtttcccgacttgtttcttatttATTCGATTTCCTCTGTATCACCAATACCTGgctgatttttttcttatttgctcCAATCTTGGACTTCAACGCATTGCAACCTATAATGATTCTCTGCATGTGCGTGCTGGCTAGCATCTTAGCATTAGCACTTCGAGTGAACTCTGGGTTCTCTCTATTTCTGCTAATATAAATTCTCATTCTAGCATtgaaagattttattttcctaTGCCTCACTTCTTACCTCTTGGTTACGAAGTTTGTCTGGAAAGATACGCTAGATGatatattctgaaaaaaaatttgcaaaacatTTCACATCTGAAGTGCATAAGCTTCAATTTGCTTCTACATACGATTAAAAGCTAAAACTTTTTACAGCACATAATATAATCGAGGCTACGAAATTCTTTATTTATAAATGGTCTTGTGAAATATATGTTCTTCTTTTTAACACCAAATATAATTCTAATAAACGTTTTCCTTATTTATAGTTTCGGGATGATCTCGATTCTCTGAACAAGCTTTGTCGTGACAAATCAAATGCCGACATGGTGAACCGAATCAATCAACAAAACCCCAGTATTCGTGAAATACGCCAAGAAAATCGTGAATTGAAAGCATCATTAGAAGATCATCAACGTGCCCTCGAGCTCATCATGCATAAATATCGTGAACATATGCACCACAAGATTTTGAATAGCAAAGTCAACCTTAAAGATACTTATAACGCTAAGCTGTCGGAGGTAGTGCGGCAACAAGAGGAGAAAATCAGTGAAATGGCGGCTGTCATGCAAAAAGCAGCTTCGATGGATGACGAGGCACTAAATCGGGAACTAGAAATGATGCAACGTCTACGAATTGAAAATCAAGGACTACGTGAAATGCTACAAATATCCCAACAATTCGGCTCGGCGTCATGTCGTTTCAACGTAGATGAAAAAGCAATACAAACGGAAGCCGATGTATCTAGTGTACAACAAACGCAGCATCAACTCGACAACCGAAAAGGTCTTCTTAATGATAGTAATGCTATTGAGAGTAAGAAAAAGCAACTCCACCGAGATGGGGAAGGAGACGGAATTTTAGTGAATGGACAAGATGATACGctaattgagaaaaaaatgtcTTGATAAACTGACACGCTATTGTGTGTGAAATGAACAATAGATGGCAATTCATTGTAAGcgttaaccttattaaaattttttctacactatatttaaaattcaaaagaattCGAGGCATTTCTTATACCTCTTTCTACAAAAAAAGGAAGTCTAGTGAAAAAAATTGGTGTTTCTCTCTTGCTTTCGTCATGACTAGCAAAGAAAGGGGACTTGTGTTTATTTTCTGAAGTGTACCTCCCAATCAAACGTCTCaagtcgaaaaaaaaattacgggaAAAGAGTGAAAACCGCAAATAACTCTCAAAATAGTATTAAAGTTTATTAGTTTTAATTGTATGATATTTAGTTCAATGTCTTTCTGAGAATTTTTCTAAAACGGTATCATCATTTCGTTTGCTCTTATTCACTTTAATAAGATACAAATGTTATTTAGATTTTTAGATACATTTACTTTTTTGTTATAATAcaagaaaaatatcaaaagaatTAAATTTGTTTCATTTAATAGTTTCCAATGGCCCAATTGCATCAAGTATTAAAAAATTGCAATATCCAAGCGATTAGTTGTGTAATCCACTGAATACGCTGGCTAAAAACTCTGGTTAGTAAAAGAAGTGTGGAAGTGCTGCAGTGATCTCAAATATATGCGATTGATAATTCAAGAATGTTTCAGATCATGGTGCCTCTATATGCGCCAGTCCCGGTTCTTACTAATCCGACCGGCAATAGTAACCTTCCTGATGCTGGTATTACTTTCAAGCAGTTTACCTTATGGATTCAGGTTCATATTATTTCGTATCT includes:
- the LOC119649815 gene encoding FGFR1 oncogene partner 2 homolog codes for the protein MSITVGQIILDAQRVANGAKDLEARTNALLVEAEGNNRQIETMKQFRDDLDSLNKLCRDKSNADMVNRINQQNPSIREIRQENRELKASLEDHQRALELIMHKYREHMHHKILNSKVNLKDTYNAKLSEVVRQQEEKISEMAAVMQKAASMDDEALNRELEMMQRLRIENQGLREMLQISQQFGSASCRFNVDEKAIQTEADVSSVQQTQHQLDNRKGLLNDSNAIESKKKQLHRDGEGDGILVNGQDDTLIEKKMS